From the Polaribacter tangerinus genome, the window TTTCTCCTAAATAATCGGCATTTATAGCGAGTTTTTCGTCTGCAACAACTTCTAGAGCAGCCATAGCAACTGCCGCTGCAATAGGATTTCCTCCGAAAGTAGAACCATGATTACCGGGTCTAATAACTCCCATAATTGCATCATTTGCTAATACTGCAGAAACTGGGTAAGCTCCTCCACTTAGTGCTTTTCCTAAAATTAATATATCTGGTTTTGTTTCTGGAGTCGTAGAGCAATTTTTTTCTGGACATGCACAATTACCACAAGTAGCAAGTAATCTACCAGTTCTAGCTATACCGGTTTGCACTTCATCTGCAATAAAAAGTACATTATAGTCTTCACACATTTTTTTTGCAGCAGATAAATATCCTTCAGAAGGCACGTAAACACCAGCTTCTCCCTGAATTGGTTCTACTAAAAAGGCAGCAATATTATTACTGCTCTCCAGCGCTTCTTGTAATGCTTGTAAATTATCATATTCAATTTTTAAAAATCCTTTGGTAAAAGGACCAAAGTTTTTTCTAGCAACAGGATCATTAGAAAAAGAAATGATTGTGGTTGTTCTTCCGTGAAAATTATTTTCACAAACTATTATTTCTGCTTTGTTTTCGGGTATGCCTTTTACTTCATAAGCCCATTTTCTGGCAATTTTTAAGGCAGTTTCTACAGCCTCGGCACCAGTATTCATTGGTAGTAATTTATCGAAACCAAAATATTCACTGGCAAATTTTTCATATCTTCCTAACATATCATTATGAAATGCTCGAGAAGTTAAACTTAGTGTTTTTGCTTGATTGGTCATAGCATCCACAATTCTAGGATGACAATGTCCTTGATTTACTGCAGAATATGCAGACAAGAAATCGTAGTATTTTTTACCTTCAACATCCCAAACATGTACACCTTCTCCTTTGCTTAATACTACAGGAAGAGGGTGATAATTGTGTGCTCCGTATTTGTCTTCTAATGCAATCGCTTCTTGCGATGTTAATGTGTTTAAAATAGCCATTTTAAATGTTTTAAATTAAAAATAAAAACATTCCTATTCTACCTTTATCTTTCTAGAAAGCTCTAGAAACTCAGCGTGGGAAAGAAATCATCCCCGAAGTTTTGCAATAATACTAAATTATTGTGACTTTTAAATTTATATGTGTCAAAATAGTAAAACTAATCAACGAAACAATCATCATGAATCAAATTATTGAAACTTACAATCAACTTACAGGTTCTTTCGGCGGACCTTTAAGTGCCATTCTTATTATTGTAATAGGATGGTTTATTGCCGGATTGTTAAAAAGAATTACCAAAAAAATAATCTCTAAAACAGGTATCGATAAATCTTTAAACAGTGAAAAAGTAAACTTCGGAACTTTAATTGCAAAATTAATTTACTATATTGTAATGATTTTTGTGTTTATGCTCGCTTTAGATAAACTTGGTATGACAAGTGTTTTAGAGCCTATAAAACAATTATTAAATAAATTTACAAGCTTTATCCCTAATATTGTAGGTGCTGGTTTAGTGGCATACATTGGTTATATGTTAGCAACTATTGGTGCTGAGTTAGTAGCTCTTTCCGGTGGAACCATCAAAAAGTTTACACCTAAGCTACGTTTACCAGAAAATATTAATGTGGTAGATATTTTAAAGAAAGTAGTATTTATCTTTATTTTTATTCCTTTACTGATATCTGCACTTAATATCTTAAATATCGATTCAGTTTCTGAACCGGCAAGTAATATGTTAGAAAGCTTTTTTAATGCAATACCAAAGGTATTGGTTGCTACTATAATACTTATTGTATTTTTAGTTGGAGGAAGGTTTTTAAGTGAGTTGTTAAAAGATTTGTTAGACAGTTTAAATTTAAATGAAGTTCTAAATAAAGCAGGACTTACATCTTTAACAGGAAAAACAAATATAGAAAGGTTAATAGCAAACTTAGTATATGCATTTATAATAGTTTTTGGTTTAATAACTGCTATAGATAAATTAGAGTTTACCAAATTATCTGAAATTATGTTTACTGTAGTAGAAATGGGTGGTAATATAATATTTGGTTTGGTAATTCTTGCTATTGGAAATTGGATTGCTACTGTAGCTTCTAAGAATTTCTTAAAATCGGATAATAACCCGTTTGTGGGTAATATTATTAAAATAGCCATATTAGCAATATTCTTAGCTATTGGTTTAAGTAGAATGGGTATTGCAGAAGATATAATTAATCTTGCATTTGGTATTACTTTGGGTGCAATTGCCTTAACAGTAGTATTAGCATTTGGTCTTGGTGGTCGAGAGGCTGCAGGAAAACAAATGAGCAAAATATTAGACAAGTTTAATCAAAAATAAATTTCCTAACATTTTTATTTTTAGAGCGCCTATTTTATAGGCGCTTTTTTTATTATAGTAAGCTATTTTAGCAAAATACCCTCTCTACCATTGTAAAAAAGAACTTGTGTTATTTAAAATTATATACTAACAAAAGTGATTTCGTATTTTTGAATGTATAGAAACATTTATCAATAACTTTTGTGTAATTTTGCAGTCCAAAAAAGTAAAAAATGCCACGTAGAGAACGCAATAAGTTTGTAAAAAAAAATGAAGTATTAGAGTTAAAAATCGAAGACTATGCTTTTGGGGGAAAAGGAATTGCAAGAATTCATACCGATGATGGGAGTTTTGTAATTTTTGTTCCAAACACACTACCTGGCCAGCTAGTTAAAGCTCAAATTAGCAAAACAAGTAAAAAATACGCAGAGGGAAAATTAATTGATGTTTTAGAAATTTCTGAAGATGAAGTTCCACTAGAGTATCAAGACATACCTGGTGCACCTTATATACAATTACCTATTAATTTACAACATCAATATAAAAAAGAAAGTACACTTTCTTTATTTAAAAGAATAGGTAAAGT encodes:
- the rocD gene encoding ornithine--oxo-acid transaminase, with amino-acid sequence MAILNTLTSQEAIALEDKYGAHNYHPLPVVLSKGEGVHVWDVEGKKYYDFLSAYSAVNQGHCHPRIVDAMTNQAKTLSLTSRAFHNDMLGRYEKFASEYFGFDKLLPMNTGAEAVETALKIARKWAYEVKGIPENKAEIIVCENNFHGRTTTIISFSNDPVARKNFGPFTKGFLKIEYDNLQALQEALESSNNIAAFLVEPIQGEAGVYVPSEGYLSAAKKMCEDYNVLFIADEVQTGIARTGRLLATCGNCACPEKNCSTTPETKPDILILGKALSGGAYPVSAVLANDAIMGVIRPGNHGSTFGGNPIAAAVAMAALEVVADEKLAINADYLGEIFRAELSEFCKTNHLVKAVRGKGLLNAILINDTEDSSTAWDICIKLRDNGLLAKPTHGNIIRFAPPLVMTEIQLRECIDIIKNTISNFTK
- a CDS encoding mechanosensitive ion channel, translated to MNQIIETYNQLTGSFGGPLSAILIIVIGWFIAGLLKRITKKIISKTGIDKSLNSEKVNFGTLIAKLIYYIVMIFVFMLALDKLGMTSVLEPIKQLLNKFTSFIPNIVGAGLVAYIGYMLATIGAELVALSGGTIKKFTPKLRLPENINVVDILKKVVFIFIFIPLLISALNILNIDSVSEPASNMLESFFNAIPKVLVATIILIVFLVGGRFLSELLKDLLDSLNLNEVLNKAGLTSLTGKTNIERLIANLVYAFIIVFGLITAIDKLEFTKLSEIMFTVVEMGGNIIFGLVILAIGNWIATVASKNFLKSDNNPFVGNIIKIAILAIFLAIGLSRMGIAEDIINLAFGITLGAIALTVVLAFGLGGREAAGKQMSKILDKFNQK